The Coffea arabica cultivar ET-39 chromosome 3c, Coffea Arabica ET-39 HiFi, whole genome shotgun sequence genome contains a region encoding:
- the LOC113735097 gene encoding disease resistance protein RGA2-like, translating to MADPVISATVQVALETAVSLASDRMGMLVGFKKDVASMRRSLRLINAVLADAEAKQNQNEAVQEWLKSLEEVAYDAQNVLDELHYESLRHQVESRNRPKLKVCCFFSFSNINLAFGRMASKVRDVKLKLKEINQQARFLGLVDRAVVTAALPPAAGDTRNRQTDSVVAPMVGRADDESKIVKMMLSRSEKVVSVLPIIGMGGLGKTTLAKSVYNNKQIDEHFDIKIWVCVSKKVPIVELFKLILVQLTGEKVEVDDRNVVVGKIGNQLGGKRYFLVLDDVWDDDEALWDDFFTTLKGLNPTNGSWCLVTTRLRMMENEAYPLRKLPDDHCWSILKEKVVGGEEETDELKAIKKRVIKRCDGLPLAASVIGGLLSLKRKEEWQSILKNRLLSLSTGGDHVMQILKFSFDNLPSPYIKKCFAYCSIFPKDTEMEGDMLIKLWMAEGFLQADLNSQMMMEEIGMNYLRILLQSSLLKETRNYQGTCYKMHDLVHDLAESMSKSTKVIIDRDTSIVDNGNQIRYLATDSFGGREDREKLLESLSTSLHTLLVFGDLSGDTLMKLKNLYVLNLSRTRTRELPVSIGKLIHLRYVNLKWSAISILPDSLCKLYNLQTLTLSESVEDLPKGTCDLISLRHLHFHTFDKKFQMPLEMGRLTCLQTLEFFNVGREKGRRIGELGSLKNLKGKLEIRNLELVKGKEGAEEAKLSEKANLFGLVLKWARERDGDDYNDEDVLDGLRPHPNLEQLLILYFMGDQFPRWLMDLPTTLPKLARLKFNSCPRCKELPPLQNFTSLKELEIFECHGLTNLPGDMLHSCTSLQKLQVNFCYNLISFPLDLQQTPSLLDLVLCECPKLKTSMVPKGFGFLTSLRELIIGPFSDDDNDHENSSIYYEFDWSGLIYSSSSSSFALRGLGLIGLPHMEFLPHQIQFLTTLTSLTLAFFEGIKALPDWFGNFAALEELYLYDFKELRDLPSEDAMRHLTKLKRLRVYGSPLLKERCTRESSGPDSQWFKVSHIQDLVITNY from the coding sequence ATGGCCGACCCTGTTATCAGTGCCACTGTCCAGGTTGCCTTGGAGACGGCAGTATCTCTTGCCTCTGACAGGATGGGTATGTTAGTTGGCTTCAAGAAGGATGTGGCCAGCATGAGACGTTCTCTCCGCCTGATCAATGCTGTCTTGGCTGATGCTGAAGCAAAGCAAAACCAGAACGAAGCAGTGCAAGAATGGTTGAAGAGTCTCGAGGAGGTGGCTTATGATGCTCAGAATGTGTTGGATGAGCTCCACTATGAATCTCTTCGTCACCAGGTGGAGTCCCGAAACCGACCCAAGCTCAAGGTATGCtgcttcttctccttctctaaCATTAATCTTGCTTTTGGGAGAATGGCTTCCAAGGTCAGGGACGTCAAACTGAAGTTGAAGGAGATAAATCAACAAGCCCGTTTTTTGGGACTGGTTGACAGGGCAGTCGTGACGGCTGCCCTCCCTCCTGCTGCTGGAGACACGAGAAATCGGCAGACCGACTCTGTTGTTGCTCCAATGGTTGGAAGAGCCGATGATGAATCAAAGATAGTGAAGATGATGTTGAGCCGGTCCGAGAAGGTTGTTTCTGTTCTTCCCATAATTGGTATGGGAGGTCTAGGCAAAACAACTTTGGCTAAATCCGTATACAACAACAAGCAAATTGATGAACACTTTGACATAAAGATTTGGGTTTGTGTATCGAAAAAAGTTCCAATAGTTGAGCTTTTCAAACTCATATTAGTGCAATTGACGGGAGAAAAGGTTGAAGTAGATGATAGGAATGTCGTCGTTGGAAAAATTGGGAATCAACTAGGGGGAAAAAGATATTTCCTAGTGCTTGATGATGTGTGGGATGATGATGAGGCATTGTGGGATGACTTTTTCACCACCTTGAAGGGGCTCAATCCAACCAATGGAAGTTGGTGTCTTGTCACTACTCGTTTAAGGATGATGGAAAATGAAGCCTATCCATTAAGAAAACTACCTGATGATCATTGTTGGTCTATCctaaaagaaaaagtagttgGAGGGGAAGAAGAAACTGATGAACTAAAAGCAATTAAAAAGAGAGTAATCAAAAGATGTGATGGTCTACCATTGGCTGCAAGTGTAATCGGAGGTCTATTGTCTTTAAAGAGAAAAGAGGAGTGgcaatcaattttgaagaaTAGGCTTTTGAGTTTGAGTACAGGTGGAGATCATGTGATGCAAATACTTAAGTTTAGTTTTGATAATTTGCCATCTCCATACATTAAGAAATGTTTTGCATATTGTTCTATATTTCCTAAGGATACTGAGATGGAAGGAGATATGCTAATCAAACTTTGGATGGCAGAAGGTTTCCTCCAAGCAGATCTCAACAGCCAAATGATGATGGAGGAAATTGGAATGAATTATTTGAGAATTTTATTGCAGAGTTCGTTgttgaaagaaacaagaaattatcAGGGAACATGTTATAAGATGCATGATCTGGTCCACGACCTTGCAGAGTCAATGTCAAAGTCTACCAAAGTCATTATTGATAGGGATACGAGTATAGTAGACAATGGTAATCAGATTCGTTACCTTGCAACAGACTCATTTGGTGGCAGAGAAGACAGAGAAAAACTTTTGGAGAGTCTATCAACTTCACTTCATACATTGCTTGTATTTGGTGACTTATCTGGTGATACGTTAATGAAGTTGAAGAACTTGTATGTTTTGAATTTGTCTCGTACAAGAACTCGAGAGCTACCAGTCTCAATTGGCAAACTGATACATTTGCGGTACGTTAACCTTAAGTGGTCTGCAATCAGTATTTTGCCAGACTCCCTTTGCAAGCTTTATAATCTGCAGACATTGACGCTAAGTGAATCTGTTGAAGATCTTCCGAAGGGGACGTGCGATTTGATTAGCTTGAGACATCTCCACTTTCACACctttgataaaaaatttcaaatgccGCTAGAGATGGGACGGCTGACTTGCCTTCAGACGCTAGAGTTCTTTAACGTGGGTCGAGAGAAGGGTCGACGAATTGGAGAGCTTGGAAGCTTGAAGAACCTCAAAGGCAAATTGGAGATACGCAATCTGGAACTAGTAAAGGGTAAGGAAGGAGCTGAGGAAGCAAAACTATCTGAAAAGGCAAATCTATTTGGGCTGGTACTTAAGTGGGCCCGTGAACGAGACGGCGACGACTACAACGATGAAGATGTGTTAGATGGCCTTCGACCCCACCCAAATTTGGAGCAGTTGCTAATCTTGTATTTTATGGGCGATCAATTTCCTCGATGGCTAATGGATTTGCCAACAACACTCCCCAAGTTAGCGCGTTTGAAATTTAATTCCTGCCCCCGATGCAAAGAACTCCCTCCCCTACAAAACTTTACATCTCTTAAAGAGCTGGAGATTTTTGAGTGCCATGGGTTGACGAATCTGCCCGGTGACATGCTACACTCTTGTACCTCTCTCCAGAAGCTTCAGGTGAATTTTTGCTACAATCTTATCTCCTTTCCGCTTGATTTGCAACAAACGCCTTCTCTCTTGGATCTGGTATTATGCGAGTGTCCCAAACTGAAAACAAGTATGGTGCCCAAAGGATTTGGTTTCCTAACCAGCTTAagggagcttataattggtccCTTCTCAGATGATGATAATGATCatgaaaattcttcaatttacTATGAGTTTGATTGGTCTGGATTGATATACTCCTCCTCCTCTTCGTCATTCGCACTCCGCGGACTAGGATTAATTGGGTTGCCACACATGGAGTTCTTGCCACATCAGATCCAATTCTTGACCACTCTCACGTCACTAACGCTAGCTTTCTTTGAAGGCATAAAAGCTCTGCCAGATTGGTTTGGAAACTTCGCTGCTCTTGAAGAgctatatttatatgatttcaaAGAGCTTCGAGATCTACCCTCTGAGGATGCCATGAGACATCTCACCAAACTAAAACGTCTGCGGGTTTATGGTTCTCCTCTGTTAAAAGAAAGATGCACTCGTGAGAGCAGCGGCCCCGACTCCCAGTGGTTCAAAGTTTCTCATATTCAAGACCTAGTCATAACTAATTATTAA